Proteins encoded together in one Bacteroides zoogleoformans window:
- the murI gene encoding glutamate racemase: MKQTLPSTPGPIGVFDSGYGGLTILSKIREVLPQYDYIYLGDNARAPYGTRSFEIVYEFTLQAVVKLFEMGCQLVILACNTASAKALRSIQMNDLPRLDPTRRVLGVIRPTVECIGNITHSRHVGVLATSGTIKSESYPLEVHKLFPDIKVCGEACPLWVPLVENNEAQGDGADYFVDKYINTLLAKDKLIDTVILGCTHFPLLLPKIQQYMPTGITTVTQGELVADSLKDYLFRHSEIDRKCTKGGRCVYRTTESENKFTESASVFLNETIKVERIEL; the protein is encoded by the coding sequence ATGAAACAGACATTGCCTTCCACTCCGGGGCCTATCGGCGTATTTGATTCGGGATATGGCGGACTTACCATTCTAAGTAAAATACGAGAAGTACTCCCACAGTATGACTACATTTATTTGGGCGACAACGCACGTGCTCCTTACGGAACCCGCTCGTTTGAAATAGTCTATGAGTTTACCTTACAAGCAGTAGTCAAGCTCTTCGAAATGGGTTGCCAGCTGGTTATTCTGGCTTGTAACACGGCTTCGGCAAAGGCTTTGCGCAGCATACAGATGAACGACTTACCCCGTCTTGACCCGACTCGACGTGTGCTGGGAGTAATCCGTCCTACGGTAGAGTGTATTGGAAATATCACCCACAGCCGGCATGTGGGTGTGCTTGCCACGTCGGGTACCATTAAGTCTGAATCCTATCCGCTGGAAGTGCATAAATTGTTTCCTGACATCAAAGTCTGTGGAGAAGCGTGTCCGCTATGGGTGCCGTTGGTAGAAAATAACGAGGCGCAAGGAGATGGGGCAGATTACTTTGTGGATAAATACATTAATACACTTCTTGCCAAGGATAAGCTGATAGATACGGTCATCTTAGGGTGCACGCACTTCCCGCTTCTTTTGCCCAAGATTCAACAATACATGCCGACGGGCATCACTACCGTTACACAAGGAGAACTGGTGGCTGACAGTTTGAAAGATTATCTTTTCCGTCATTCGGAGATAGACAGAAAATGCACCAAAGGAGGAAGGTGTGTTTATCGGACCACAGAATCGGAAAACAAATTCACCGAATCAGCTTCCGTTTTTCTTAATGAAACAATCAAGGTAGAGAGAATTGAGTTATAA
- a CDS encoding OmpH family outer membrane protein, whose protein sequence is MLKKIALFLVMFILPLGAMAQAKFAHMNSQEVIAVMPEFTKAQADLDNMSKKYQEEMTRTNEEFQKKYQEFLAQADSLPKNIAERRQKELQDMAQRQEQFQQEVYQSMQKAQQEAMAPIYKKLDEAVQVVGKAEGVVYIFDLARTPIPFVGAQSVDVTAKVKNQLGIK, encoded by the coding sequence ATGCTTAAAAAAATCGCACTATTCTTAGTCATGTTCATTCTCCCGTTGGGAGCCATGGCGCAAGCAAAATTTGCTCACATGAATTCTCAAGAAGTAATTGCCGTTATGCCTGAATTTACGAAAGCGCAGGCTGATTTGGACAACATGTCTAAAAAGTATCAGGAAGAAATGACACGTACCAATGAGGAATTTCAGAAGAAGTATCAAGAGTTCTTGGCACAAGCCGACTCTCTTCCCAAAAATATAGCCGAAAGACGCCAAAAGGAATTGCAGGATATGGCTCAACGCCAGGAACAATTCCAACAAGAAGTTTATCAATCCATGCAAAAGGCACAGCAAGAAGCTATGGCTCCTATTTATAAAAAGCTGGACGAGGCCGTTCAAGTAGTGGGCAAGGCAGAAGGCGTGGTTTATATATTCGACTTGGCTCGTACTCCGATACCGTTCGTAGGAGCACAAAGTGTAGATGTAACTGCTAAGGTAAAGAATCAGCTGGGTATTAAATAA
- a CDS encoding OmpH family outer membrane protein, producing MKKSLFILLMLFAVGAAANAQKFALIDMEYILRNIPAYERANEQLEQVSKQWQAEIEKMAEETKALYKNYQSQIASLSEAQRGKKEEEIVAREKSAAELRRKYFGPEGELSKKRESLLQPIQDKIYNAVKEIASQRGYAVVLDRASASSIIFASPNIDISNEVLAKLGYSN from the coding sequence ATGAAGAAGAGTCTATTCATTCTTTTGATGCTGTTCGCCGTAGGGGCAGCAGCTAATGCGCAGAAGTTTGCTCTGATTGACATGGAATATATCTTGAGAAATATACCGGCTTATGAGCGTGCCAACGAACAGTTGGAACAAGTCTCCAAGCAGTGGCAGGCTGAAATAGAAAAGATGGCTGAAGAAACCAAAGCGTTGTACAAAAACTACCAATCTCAAATAGCCTCTCTCTCTGAAGCCCAAAGAGGAAAGAAAGAAGAAGAAATCGTGGCCAGAGAAAAATCTGCTGCCGAGTTGCGCCGCAAATACTTCGGTCCGGAAGGCGAGCTAAGCAAAAAGCGTGAAAGTCTGTTGCAACCTATTCAAGACAAGATATATAACGCTGTTAAGGAGATTGCATCACAAAGAGGATATGCCGTGGTGCTGGATCGCGCTTCTGCATCAAGCATTATTTTCGCTTCACCTAATATCGATATTAGCAATGAAGTACTTGCAAAGTTAGGATATTCGAATTAA
- the bamA gene encoding outer membrane protein assembly factor BamA gives MHYRIFSILVTFICLFGAALTTVAQNVNNTDEAEKPVILYSGTPKKYEIADIKVEGAPNYEDYVIIGLSGLSKGQTITVPGDEITQACKRYWRHGLFSDVEIKADKMEDDRIWLTIHLTMRPRVSDIRYNGVKKSEREDLESRIGMIKGGQITPNLVDRAKTLIKRYFDDKGFKNADVIITQRDDPEKKNEVIVNIDIDKKEKVKVHEITIVGNEAIKTKKLKRVMKKTNEKNKLVNIFRTKKFIEDNYEADKQLIIGKYNELGYRDAAIVKDSIKAYDDRTVDIFMQIDEGQKYYLRNVTWVGNTLYPSEQLNFLLRMKKGDVYNQKLLEERTTSDDDAIGNLYYNNGYLFYNLEPVEVNIVGDSIDLEMRIFEGRQATINKISIRGNDRLYENVVRRELRTRPGELFSREDLMRSMREIQQMGHFDPEQIKPDIQPKPEDGTVDIGYDLVSKANDQVEFSAGWGQTGVIGKLSLKFTNFSLANLLHPGENYRGILPQGDGQTLTISGQTNAKYYQSYSISFYDPWFGGKRPNAFSVSAFYSRQTDISSQYYNSAYMNSYYNNYYSGMYGYGMYNYGNYNSYENYYDPDKSIQMYGLAVMFGKRLKWPDDYFQFTAELSYQRYILSDWQYFPVTNGKCNNLSINLTLSRSSIDNPIYPRQGSEFSLSAQITPPYSLLDGKDYSKYNTSNQEDMNKMHRWIEYHKWKFKSKVYIPLMDPISVKRTPVVMGRVEFGLLGHYNKYKKSPFETFDVGGDGMTGYSSYATESVALRGYENSSLTPYGSAGYAYTRLGLELRYPLMLETSTSIYALTFVEAGNAWHDVSKFNPFELKRSAGVGVRIFLPMIGMMGIDWAYGFDKINGYSNYGGSQFHFILGQEF, from the coding sequence ATGCATTATCGTATTTTCTCCATACTCGTGACGTTTATCTGCCTTTTCGGTGCCGCATTGACAACCGTTGCACAAAACGTAAATAACACCGATGAAGCCGAGAAACCGGTTATACTCTATTCGGGAACGCCTAAGAAATATGAAATAGCAGATATAAAGGTGGAAGGAGCTCCCAATTATGAGGACTATGTGATCATCGGATTGTCCGGGCTGTCCAAGGGACAGACCATCACTGTGCCGGGTGACGAAATAACGCAGGCATGTAAACGTTATTGGCGCCATGGACTGTTCTCTGACGTGGAAATCAAGGCAGACAAGATGGAGGATGACCGGATATGGTTGACCATTCATCTGACCATGCGCCCGCGTGTATCCGATATCCGTTATAATGGTGTGAAGAAGTCGGAACGTGAAGATTTGGAAAGCAGAATCGGCATGATAAAAGGCGGACAGATAACGCCGAACTTGGTGGATAGAGCCAAGACTTTGATTAAACGTTATTTTGATGACAAGGGTTTCAAGAATGCCGATGTAATCATTACGCAGAGAGATGACCCGGAGAAGAAAAACGAAGTTATCGTCAATATAGACATTGACAAAAAGGAGAAAGTTAAGGTACATGAAATCACCATAGTAGGTAACGAAGCCATCAAGACCAAGAAGCTGAAGCGCGTGATGAAGAAAACCAATGAAAAGAACAAACTGGTCAACATATTCCGTACCAAAAAGTTTATTGAGGATAACTACGAAGCAGACAAGCAGCTGATCATAGGCAAATACAATGAACTGGGTTATCGTGACGCTGCTATTGTGAAAGACAGTATCAAAGCCTATGACGATCGTACGGTGGATATCTTCATGCAGATTGATGAAGGGCAGAAGTACTATCTCCGCAACGTGACTTGGGTGGGAAACACCTTATATCCTTCCGAACAGCTGAATTTCCTGCTTCGCATGAAGAAGGGGGATGTATATAACCAGAAACTGTTGGAGGAACGTACAACTTCGGATGATGATGCTATCGGTAATCTTTACTATAATAACGGTTACTTATTCTATAATCTCGAACCGGTAGAGGTGAATATTGTGGGCGACTCCATTGATTTGGAGATGCGCATCTTCGAGGGGCGTCAAGCCACTATTAACAAGATAAGCATCAGAGGAAACGACCGTCTGTACGAGAACGTTGTCCGTCGAGAATTGCGTACTCGTCCGGGTGAGTTGTTCAGCCGTGAAGACTTGATGCGCTCTATGCGTGAGATTCAACAAATGGGACATTTCGACCCTGAACAGATCAAGCCGGATATTCAGCCTAAACCGGAAGATGGTACGGTAGATATCGGCTATGACCTTGTTTCTAAGGCCAACGACCAGGTGGAATTCTCTGCCGGATGGGGACAGACGGGTGTCATCGGTAAGCTGAGTTTGAAGTTCACCAACTTCTCGCTTGCCAACCTGTTGCATCCGGGCGAGAACTACCGCGGCATTCTACCGCAAGGCGATGGACAGACTTTAACCATCAGCGGCCAAACCAATGCCAAATATTATCAGTCTTACAGCATTTCGTTCTACGATCCCTGGTTTGGCGGCAAGCGTCCCAACGCATTCTCTGTGTCGGCATTCTACTCTCGTCAGACAGACATCAGCAGCCAGTATTATAACTCGGCCTACATGAACAGCTATTACAATAATTATTATAGCGGCATGTATGGTTATGGCATGTACAATTATGGCAATTACAATAGCTACGAAAATTACTACGACCCTGATAAGTCCATCCAGATGTACGGTCTTGCAGTGATGTTCGGTAAGCGTCTGAAGTGGCCGGATGACTACTTCCAGTTTACAGCCGAGTTGTCTTATCAGCGTTATATCTTGAGCGACTGGCAGTACTTCCCTGTTACAAACGGTAAGTGCAATAACTTGAGCATTAACCTGACCTTGTCTCGTAGCTCCATAGACAATCCTATTTATCCGCGTCAAGGGTCGGAGTTTTCGCTTTCTGCCCAAATCACACCACCCTATTCATTGCTGGACGGTAAGGATTACAGCAAGTACAACACCAGCAATCAGGAAGATATGAACAAGATGCACAGATGGATTGAATATCATAAATGGAAATTCAAATCCAAGGTTTATATCCCGTTGATGGACCCAATTTCAGTGAAACGCACACCGGTAGTGATGGGGCGTGTAGAGTTTGGTTTGCTGGGGCATTATAACAAATACAAGAAGTCTCCCTTCGAAACATTCGATGTGGGTGGTGACGGTATGACCGGCTATTCCAGCTATGCGACGGAAAGTGTTGCCCTGCGCGGATATGAGAACAGCTCTTTGACACCTTATGGTAGCGCCGGTTATGCTTATACCCGCCTCGGTCTGGAATTGAGATACCCCTTGATGCTTGAGACAAGTACCAGTATCTATGCGTTGACATTTGTCGAAGCCGGTAACGCTTGGCACGATGTGAGCAAGTTCAATCCTTTCGAGCTGAAGCGTTCGGCAGGTGTGGGTGTTCGTATCTTCCTCCCGATGATTGGTATGATGGGTATTGACTGGGCTTATGGATTCGATAAGATAAACGGATACTCCAATTATGGCGGTAGCCAGTTCCACTTTATCTTAGGACAGGAATTTTAA
- a CDS encoding isoprenyl transferase has translation MSYKEEIDLGKIPRHVAIIMDGNGRWAKQRRHERSYGHQAGAETVHVIAETAARLGIEYLTLYTFSTENWNRPSDEVAALMSLLLDSIEEETFMKNNISFRVIGDIPKLPLNVQQRLNACVEHTSRNTGMCLVLALSYSSRWEITEAARKIAALVQSGKLSPEQIDSGQIAGHLATNFMPDPDLLIRTGGEIRLSNYLLWQCAYSELYFCDTYWPDFREEEFYKAICDFQKRERRFGKTSEQIS, from the coding sequence ATGTCATATAAAGAGGAAATCGATTTAGGCAAGATACCACGCCACGTGGCAATCATCATGGATGGCAACGGGAGGTGGGCCAAGCAGCGCAGACACGAACGCAGCTACGGACATCAGGCCGGGGCGGAAACTGTGCATGTCATTGCTGAAACTGCCGCCAGACTGGGAATTGAATACCTTACTTTATATACATTCTCTACCGAGAACTGGAATCGTCCGTCGGACGAGGTGGCAGCCTTGATGTCGCTCCTTTTGGATTCCATTGAGGAGGAAACGTTTATGAAGAACAATATAAGCTTTCGGGTGATAGGCGATATCCCTAAATTACCCCTTAACGTACAACAACGGCTCAATGCATGTGTGGAGCATACGTCCCGAAACACGGGAATGTGTCTGGTGCTGGCGCTGAGCTATTCTTCCCGATGGGAAATAACGGAAGCAGCCAGAAAAATTGCAGCTTTGGTGCAGAGTGGAAAGCTCAGTCCGGAACAGATAGACAGCGGACAGATAGCCGGCCATTTGGCTACTAACTTTATGCCCGACCCCGACTTACTGATACGTACCGGAGGGGAAATACGCCTCAGTAACTACCTGCTTTGGCAATGTGCATATTCCGAACTCTATTTCTGTGATACCTATTGGCCGGATTTTCGTGAAGAAGAGTTTTACAAAGCTATATGCGACTTCCAGAAACGCGAACGCAGATTCGGAAAAACAAGTGAACAAATCAGTTAA
- a CDS encoding DUF6242 domain-containing protein: MRIKFLSVIVSFLMVSVTLSSCLKAEENYELSSDATIHAFGIDTIHGKNYDFTIDQLNRVIYNRDSLPVGSDTIINRILIKTMDVTGWVTYGSPVDTLFVKTDSINLRPAMNNNIGMKFKVRAADGVTMREYTLKVNVHLQNPDSLVWTDMQTKGSIFSNTVNEGKQKAVALGGDLLVYTSTTLAYKTSTAPDKYSWSELIVTGLPTDAKLTSVVEHNALLYMLTDSKKVYTSADGAVWAESPTLGNNVLALIAGFSDRLCGILEIDGKRYFNISKDGKNWETAAGTGSAALEEVPEEFPTEEIVSTLTKTGNGVEKVILTGMPLADNKMTTPWFSLDGRGWAALSGASYNAYCPGISHPVIMHYGDMLYCFGGELEAIYRSVEGLAWHKTKSKFLLPQEFKGKGAYSVVVEPTKDKTVASVDKRDFIWVVFGGEGFKNEVWRGRLNRLGFEIQ, translated from the coding sequence ATGAGAATAAAGTTTCTATCGGTAATTGTGAGCTTTCTTATGGTGTCAGTGACGCTAAGTTCGTGCCTTAAAGCTGAGGAAAATTATGAATTAAGCTCCGATGCTACGATACATGCTTTCGGCATTGATACCATACATGGCAAAAATTATGATTTTACGATTGATCAACTCAATAGGGTAATCTACAACAGAGATTCATTGCCGGTAGGCTCTGACACTATCATCAACCGTATTTTAATAAAGACAATGGACGTCACGGGATGGGTCACTTACGGTTCGCCTGTTGACACGCTGTTCGTAAAGACCGACTCCATTAATCTGAGGCCGGCCATGAACAACAACATCGGCATGAAGTTCAAAGTCCGTGCGGCCGATGGTGTTACGATGCGTGAATATACCTTGAAAGTCAATGTTCATTTACAAAACCCGGATTCTTTGGTATGGACAGACATGCAGACCAAAGGCAGCATCTTCTCCAACACTGTGAATGAAGGCAAGCAAAAGGCTGTTGCTCTTGGAGGCGATCTGCTGGTTTACACTTCCACTACCCTTGCATACAAGACGTCGACTGCGCCGGATAAATATAGCTGGAGCGAACTGATTGTGACCGGCCTGCCGACAGATGCGAAGCTGACTTCTGTTGTAGAACACAATGCCTTGCTCTATATGTTGACGGACAGTAAAAAAGTATATACCTCTGCAGATGGTGCTGTCTGGGCGGAAAGCCCGACATTAGGGAACAATGTGCTTGCGCTTATAGCCGGTTTTTCCGACCGATTGTGCGGCATCTTGGAAATAGACGGGAAACGATATTTCAATATCAGTAAGGACGGGAAGAATTGGGAAACTGCTGCCGGTACAGGAAGTGCTGCTTTGGAAGAAGTACCTGAGGAATTCCCTACCGAAGAGATTGTTTCGACGTTGACCAAGACCGGCAATGGTGTGGAAAAGGTGATCCTGACAGGTATGCCGTTGGCAGACAATAAAATGACCACACCTTGGTTTTCATTAGATGGCCGAGGGTGGGCTGCTTTGAGCGGCGCTTCTTATAATGCCTATTGTCCCGGAATATCACACCCTGTTATTATGCATTATGGCGATATGCTCTATTGTTTCGGTGGAGAACTGGAGGCCATCTATCGCTCTGTCGAAGGACTTGCATGGCATAAGACAAAATCGAAATTTCTGTTACCCCAAGAGTTTAAAGGTAAAGGCGCTTACTCCGTTGTCGTGGAACCGACAAAGGACAAAACGGTGGCATCGGTTGACAAGCGAGATTTCATTTGGGTGGTATTTGGCGGAGAAGGATTCAAGAACGAGGTGTGGCGCGGTCGTCTTAACAGGCTGGGCTTCGAAATACAATAA
- a CDS encoding HU family DNA-binding protein, producing MYIVEDGIFRYYTCNEVHQEDTFGVVFKDECLNPECILTYDTRTVKLDGVGTFYYTASASKKGVKTAEEVNASQINGVRVRFLPEVGRTVGGRVTTRSMVDTKIVWEEWGKVATPSGKTPSDNTGGTHPAGSGETGGQGSGEGNQSENPLS from the coding sequence ATGTATATTGTAGAAGATGGTATATTTCGCTACTATACATGTAATGAAGTTCATCAGGAAGATACTTTTGGGGTTGTTTTTAAGGATGAGTGTCTAAATCCGGAGTGTATTCTAACCTATGACACTCGTACCGTGAAACTGGACGGTGTAGGAACCTTTTATTATACGGCTTCTGCCTCCAAGAAAGGAGTGAAGACGGCTGAAGAAGTGAATGCTTCGCAGATAAATGGTGTGCGTGTCCGCTTTCTTCCTGAAGTAGGGCGTACCGTTGGAGGCAGAGTAACTACCCGCAGCATGGTAGACACCAAGATTGTGTGGGAAGAATGGGGCAAGGTTGCTACCCCGAGTGGTAAGACTCCGAGTGATAATACGGGCGGCACACACCCCGCAGGCAGTGGTGAAACCGGTGGTCAGGGCAGCGGCGAAGGCAATCAAAGTGAAAATCCGCTTAGCTGA
- a CDS encoding carboxypeptidase-like regulatory domain-containing protein, which produces MAKEYLSHLFSKIVMEYMGKLISLCIGLIFPIIAMAQQTLSIDAKITDAETKQPLPYASIYITDSHGTISNQEGEFAIKALPTDKLRISYVGYETQTVKASEVSDVILLKPQAIRLDEVVVKPINLHAFLMQALSKYKKDSKANKKTVNSFFYRQITQTNSVCNEIVESFFNATPHLSVWDLELITGRYAVLLEDSIHKYAHFKNFFYLSQLRPLMLSGRVRDKEDWLIQPLFENYAKYYTVSYDALYDSDNASTTYKINFKPRKGISNPIIAGSMFIDSSTLELKRFEGEIVNNILTFTDETGEKLRDRNSKPHFIINYKIIGGVSMVESVIVDMQYTIKYGNVDIHSVMYNTGIEIKNKTKKMAKRNDLLQKIANQNYDPAFWKDKAIIKRTPLEKSAIEMFEKQNLFGTYSLDK; this is translated from the coding sequence GTGGCAAAAGAATATTTGTCGCATCTTTTTTCAAAAATAGTTATGGAATATATGGGTAAATTGATATCTTTATGCATCGGACTAATATTCCCGATAATAGCGATGGCTCAACAAACTCTATCTATTGATGCGAAAATAACTGATGCTGAAACCAAGCAGCCTCTTCCTTACGCCTCGATATATATAACAGACAGTCATGGCACAATATCCAATCAGGAGGGTGAATTCGCAATAAAAGCTTTACCAACAGATAAATTGCGTATTTCTTACGTTGGTTATGAAACACAGACTGTAAAAGCATCTGAAGTTTCTGATGTCATTCTTTTGAAACCGCAAGCCATAAGATTGGATGAGGTTGTGGTAAAACCTATAAATCTGCATGCTTTTCTGATGCAAGCTTTGTCTAAATATAAAAAAGACAGTAAAGCCAATAAGAAGACCGTAAACTCGTTCTTTTATAGGCAAATTACACAAACAAACTCTGTCTGCAATGAAATTGTCGAATCGTTTTTTAATGCAACGCCGCATCTTAGTGTATGGGATTTAGAACTCATCACAGGACGTTATGCCGTTTTGCTTGAAGATTCCATACATAAATATGCGCATTTTAAGAACTTCTTTTATTTATCGCAATTAAGGCCGCTTATGTTGAGCGGAAGAGTGAGAGATAAGGAGGATTGGCTGATACAGCCCTTATTTGAAAATTATGCTAAATACTATACCGTATCTTATGATGCTCTATATGACTCTGATAATGCTTCCACTACTTATAAGATAAACTTTAAACCGCGAAAAGGAATTTCTAATCCTATTATAGCAGGTAGTATGTTTATTGATTCTTCAACTCTTGAATTAAAACGGTTTGAAGGAGAAATAGTAAATAATATTCTTACTTTTACTGATGAAACAGGCGAAAAGCTACGAGACAGAAACAGTAAACCTCATTTTATTATAAACTATAAGATAATAGGAGGGGTATCGATGGTGGAATCGGTGATTGTGGATATGCAATATACAATAAAGTATGGAAATGTGGATATTCATTCCGTAATGTATAATACTGGTATTGAAATAAAAAACAAAACAAAGAAAATGGCTAAAAGAAATGATTTGCTACAAAAAATAGCAAACCAAAACTATGATCCTGCTTTCTGGAAAGATAAAGCCATTATCAAGCGTACTCCTTTGGAAAAATCGGCAATCGAAATGTTTGAAAAGCAGAATTTATTCGGAACGTATTCTCTGGATAAATAG
- a CDS encoding MFS transporter gives MWKFIANFYKVSQARPCNGETLPEQKRRLKHLQWSTFLAATLGYGIYYVCRLSLNVVKKPIVEEGVFSETELGIIGSVLFFTYAVGKFTNGFLADRSNINRFMSTGLLVTALVNLCLGFVNSFILFAVLWGISGWFQSIGAASCVVGLSRWFTDKQRGSFYGFWSASHNIGEAMTFIVVASIVSAFGWRYGFLGAGLVGLTGALIVWRFFHDTPQSKGFPAVNEPKKEKEMSASQSEEFNRAQKEVLRNPAIWILALSSAFMYISRYAVNSWGVFYLEAQKGYSTLDASFIISISSVCGIVGTVFSGVISDKLFGGRRNVPALIFGLLNVAALCLFLLVPGVHFGLDAVAMVLFGLGIGVLICFLGGLMAVDIAPRNASGAALGVVGIASYIGAGLQDVMSGVLIEGNKSMIDGVEVYDFTYINWFWIGSALLSVLLALFVWNARNKS, from the coding sequence ATGTGGAAGTTTATTGCCAATTTTTACAAGGTCTCGCAAGCGAGGCCTTGTAATGGAGAGACTTTGCCGGAACAGAAACGTCGCTTGAAACATCTGCAATGGTCCACTTTTCTTGCCGCGACGCTGGGGTATGGCATATATTACGTCTGCCGTCTCAGTTTGAACGTAGTGAAGAAGCCGATAGTGGAGGAGGGCGTTTTTTCTGAAACAGAATTGGGCATCATCGGTTCGGTGCTGTTTTTTACCTATGCTGTCGGCAAGTTCACCAATGGCTTTCTGGCCGATCGTAGCAATATAAACCGCTTCATGAGCACCGGACTGTTGGTGACGGCATTGGTCAACCTTTGCCTCGGCTTTGTCAATTCATTCATCCTGTTTGCTGTCCTTTGGGGAATCAGCGGTTGGTTTCAGTCAATAGGTGCGGCTTCCTGTGTGGTGGGATTGTCACGTTGGTTCACGGATAAGCAGCGCGGCTCTTTCTATGGATTTTGGAGTGCGAGCCATAACATCGGTGAAGCCATGACTTTTATTGTTGTTGCTTCCATTGTCAGTGCTTTCGGTTGGCGGTATGGCTTTCTGGGGGCAGGACTTGTCGGACTGACCGGTGCCTTGATTGTCTGGCGTTTTTTTCACGATACTCCGCAAAGCAAAGGGTTTCCTGCCGTTAATGAGCCTAAGAAGGAGAAAGAAATGAGTGCATCGCAGAGCGAGGAGTTCAACCGTGCTCAAAAAGAGGTGCTTCGCAATCCTGCCATCTGGATATTGGCCCTCAGCAGCGCTTTCATGTATATCAGCCGTTATGCGGTGAACAGTTGGGGCGTTTTTTATTTGGAGGCGCAGAAAGGCTACTCGACGCTGGATGCCAGCTTCATCATCTCCATCAGTTCGGTTTGCGGCATTGTGGGCACCGTGTTTTCCGGTGTTATCTCTGACAAACTGTTCGGAGGGCGTCGTAATGTTCCTGCCTTGATTTTCGGTTTGCTGAATGTTGCAGCCCTCTGCCTTTTTTTGCTTGTGCCGGGAGTTCATTTTGGGTTGGATGCTGTGGCAATGGTGTTGTTCGGGCTTGGTATCGGTGTGCTGATTTGTTTTCTCGGTGGATTGATGGCCGTTGATATAGCTCCTCGTAATGCTTCGGGGGCTGCATTGGGAGTGGTGGGCATTGCCAGTTATATTGGTGCAGGGCTTCAGGACGTGATGAGTGGTGTGCTGATAGAAGGAAACAAATCCATGATAGACGGAGTGGAAGTTTACGACTTTACTTATATCAATTGGTTTTGGATAGGTTCTGCCTTGTTGTCAGTATTATTGGCTTTGTTTGTTTGGAATGCTCGGAATAAATCGTAA
- a CDS encoding glycerophosphodiester phosphodiesterase family protein, translating to MRKIYLLLFTFFALLQLSAQDRVTQIREKLMNRDQSSVVVVAHRGDWRNFPENSLEAIDNAIKMGVDIVELDVMETKDGELILMHDKSLDRTTTGKGLVSENTLDEIRQLKLKNGCNIRTIHKVPTLEEALLHAKGKIMINLDKADAYFDRIYELMQKTGTTKQIIMKGRKTVEEVKKQFGDYLNDVIYMPIINLDAPGAEEQIEKFIKDMAPVAFELLYVKDTNPLPKKLATALSGRSLIWYNTLWDTMAGGHDDDMSLQSPDAGYGYLIDTLGCRIIQTDRPAYLLEYLKAKNLHE from the coding sequence ATGAGAAAGATATATTTGTTGCTGTTTACATTTTTTGCTTTATTGCAGCTTTCTGCTCAAGACCGCGTTACACAGATTCGTGAAAAACTAATGAATCGCGACCAAAGCTCGGTGGTCGTGGTAGCTCATCGTGGCGACTGGCGTAATTTTCCTGAGAACTCATTGGAGGCGATAGACAACGCCATTAAGATGGGTGTGGACATTGTGGAGCTGGATGTAATGGAGACAAAAGACGGTGAACTGATATTGATGCATGATAAGTCATTGGATCGTACCACTACCGGAAAAGGCTTGGTTTCTGAAAACACGCTTGATGAGATACGGCAATTGAAGTTAAAGAATGGCTGTAATATCCGTACCATTCACAAAGTCCCTACTTTGGAGGAGGCTTTGCTTCACGCCAAAGGTAAGATTATGATAAATCTGGATAAAGCAGACGCTTATTTTGACCGGATTTATGAACTGATGCAGAAGACGGGAACCACCAAGCAAATCATAATGAAAGGGCGTAAGACGGTGGAAGAAGTCAAGAAGCAATTCGGCGATTATTTGAACGATGTAATCTATATGCCCATTATAAACCTTGATGCGCCGGGGGCTGAGGAGCAAATAGAAAAGTTCATTAAGGACATGGCTCCTGTTGCTTTCGAGTTGCTGTATGTAAAAGACACCAATCCGCTTCCTAAGAAACTGGCGACAGCTTTGAGCGGCCGTTCTCTTATTTGGTATAATACTTTGTGGGACACGATGGCAGGCGGACATGACGACGACATGTCTTTGCAGAGCCCGGATGCCGGTTATGGATATCTGATTGATACACTGGGATGTCGCATAATACAGACGGACAGACCTGCTTACCTGCTGGAATATCTGAAAGCAAAGAATCTGCACGAATAG